One stretch of Streptococcus australis DNA includes these proteins:
- a CDS encoding NUDIX hydrolase has translation MSQQDFRTKAGNTVFGVRATALIVQNGKLLVTKDKGKYYTIGGAIQVNERTEEAVVREVREELGVKAEARQLAFVVENRFEEDGISYHNIEFHYLVDLLEDAPLTMQEDEKMQPCEWIDLDKLEAYQLVPAFLKTALPDWDGQLRHIHLEE, from the coding sequence ATGAGTCAGCAAGACTTTCGGACAAAAGCAGGAAATACAGTTTTTGGTGTTCGGGCGACAGCCTTGATTGTCCAAAATGGCAAGCTCCTAGTCACCAAAGATAAGGGCAAGTATTACACTATTGGCGGTGCGATTCAAGTCAATGAAAGAACGGAGGAAGCGGTAGTCCGCGAAGTGAGGGAAGAACTGGGTGTCAAAGCTGAGGCTAGACAACTAGCTTTTGTAGTTGAAAATCGTTTTGAAGAGGACGGTATTTCCTATCACAATATCGAGTTTCATTATCTGGTGGATTTGCTTGAGGATGCCCCATTGACCATGCAGGAAGATGAGAAAATGCAACCCTGTGAATGGATTGACTTGGATAAGCTTGAGGCTTACCAGTTAGTTCCAGCCTTTTTAAAAACAGCCTTACCCGATTGGGACGGCCAACTAAGACACATTCATCTTGAGGAATAG
- the mnmA gene encoding tRNA 2-thiouridine(34) synthase MnmA translates to MSDNSKTRVVVGMSGGVDSSVTALLLKEQGYDVIGIFMKNWDDTDENGVCTATEDYKDVAAVADQIGIPYYSVNFEKEYWDRVFEYFLAEYREGRTPNPDVMCNKEIKFKAFLDYAMTLGADYVATGHYARVARDEDGTVHMLRGVDNGKDQTYFLSQLSQEQLQKTMFPLGHLEKPEVRKIAEEAGLATAKKKDSTGICFIGEKNFKSFLSNYLPAQPGRMMTVDGRDMGEHAGLMYYTIGQRGGLGIGGQHGGDNAPWFVVGKDLSQNILYVGQGFYHDSLMSTSLEASQVHFTREMPEEFTLECTAKFRYRQPDSKVTVHVKGDKAEVIFAEPQRAITPGQAVVFYDGEECLGGGLIDNAYRDGQVCQYI, encoded by the coding sequence ATGAGTGATAACTCTAAAACACGTGTTGTCGTGGGTATGAGTGGTGGTGTCGATTCGTCGGTGACGGCTCTCTTGCTCAAGGAGCAGGGCTACGATGTGATCGGTATCTTCATGAAGAACTGGGATGACACAGATGAAAACGGCGTTTGTACAGCGACCGAAGATTACAAAGATGTGGCTGCGGTGGCAGACCAGATCGGCATTCCCTACTACTCTGTTAATTTTGAAAAAGAGTACTGGGACCGCGTTTTTGAGTATTTCCTAGCGGAATACCGTGAGGGGCGCACGCCAAATCCAGATGTTATGTGCAACAAGGAGATCAAGTTCAAGGCCTTTTTGGACTATGCTATGACCTTGGGGGCAGATTATGTTGCGACGGGGCACTATGCTCGAGTGGCGCGTGATGAGGATGGCACTGTTCACATGCTTCGTGGCGTGGACAATGGCAAGGATCAGACCTATTTCCTCAGTCAACTTTCGCAAGAACAACTCCAAAAAACCATGTTCCCATTGGGGCATTTGGAAAAGCCTGAAGTACGAAAAATAGCAGAAGAAGCAGGTCTTGCGACTGCCAAGAAGAAAGACTCGACAGGAATTTGCTTTATCGGAGAAAAGAACTTTAAAAGCTTTCTCAGTAACTACCTGCCAGCTCAGCCTGGTCGCATGATGACTGTGGATGGTCGCGATATGGGCGAGCATGCAGGCCTCATGTATTATACAATCGGTCAGCGTGGCGGACTTGGTATCGGTGGCCAACACGGTGGTGACAATGCCCCTTGGTTTGTTGTTGGAAAAGACCTGAGCCAAAATATCCTCTATGTCGGCCAAGGTTTCTATCATGACTCGCTCATGTCAACAAGCCTAGAGGCCAGTCAAGTCCACTTTACTCGTGAGATGCCAGAGGAATTTACGCTAGAATGTACGGCTAAATTCCGCTACCGTCAGCCTGATTCTAAGGTGACAGTACATGTCAAAGGAGATAAGGCAGAAGTCATCTTTGCGGAACCACAGCGCGCCATCACACCAGGACAGGCAGTTGTCTTTTACGATGGCGAAGAGTGTCTCGGTGGTGGTTTGATTGACAATGCCTACCGCGATGGACAAGTTTGTCAGTACATTTAG
- the apf gene encoding aggregation-promoting factor, with the protein MSLTTKKIKITIAGVAALLAFFAPALASAQETVTYTVKPGDTLSEIAEKYNTTVEKLAEKNKIEDIHLIFVDQVLVIEGTEPSTTTATAATSATTYEAPAATEETSEATTYEEVAETTTYEAPAAPVAEESYTAPAATVSGSEAEAKEWIAQKESGGSYTATNGRYIGRYQLTDSYLNGDYSAENQERVADAYVAGRYGSWTAAKNFWLNNGWY; encoded by the coding sequence ATGTCATTAACAACTAAAAAAATCAAAATAACTATCGCAGGAGTAGCAGCTTTGCTTGCTTTCTTTGCCCCAGCTCTTGCCTCTGCACAAGAAACTGTAACTTACACAGTTAAACCAGGCGACACTCTTTCAGAAATCGCTGAGAAGTACAACACTACTGTTGAAAAATTGGCAGAAAAAAACAAGATTGAAGACATCCACTTGATCTTTGTGGACCAAGTCTTGGTCATCGAAGGAACAGAACCATCGACAACAACTGCAACCGCTGCAACTTCTGCGACAACTTATGAAGCACCAGCTGCTACAGAAGAAACAAGCGAAGCTACAACTTATGAAGAAGTTGCTGAAACAACAACTTACGAAGCGCCAGCAGCTCCAGTAGCAGAAGAAAGCTACACTGCACCAGCAGCAACTGTTAGCGGATCAGAAGCAGAAGCCAAAGAATGGATCGCTCAAAAAGAATCAGGCGGTAGCTACACAGCTACAAACGGACGTTACATCGGACGTTACCAATTGACAGATTCATACTTGAACGGTGACTACTCAGCAGAAAACCAAGAACGTGTAGCAGACGCCTACGTTGCAGGACGTTACGGTTCATGGACAGCTGCTAAAAACTTCTGGCTTAACAACGGTTGGTATTAA
- the sdaAB gene encoding L-serine ammonia-lyase, iron-sulfur-dependent subunit beta, whose product MQSLRFQSVFDIIGPVMIGPSSSHTAGAVRIGKIVSSIFDDMPTEVEFQLFNSFAKTYRGHGTDLALVAGILGMDTDNPDIPNSLEIAHKRGIKIVWTIQKDSNAPHPNTTKITVKNEHKSISVTGISIGGGNIQVTELNGFAVSLNMNTPTIIIVHQDVPGMIAHVTEALSRFDINIAQMNVTREKAGEKAIMIIEVDSRNCEEAIEDIRKIPHLHNVNFFK is encoded by the coding sequence ATGCAATCACTTCGTTTTCAATCTGTCTTTGATATTATCGGACCTGTCATGATTGGCCCATCAAGTAGCCACACTGCTGGTGCCGTTCGTATCGGAAAAATCGTCTCTTCCATCTTTGACGATATGCCTACCGAGGTAGAGTTCCAATTATTTAACTCATTTGCCAAGACCTACCGTGGTCATGGAACGGATCTTGCTCTCGTCGCTGGTATTTTAGGTATGGATACGGATAATCCCGACATCCCAAACAGTCTCGAGATTGCCCATAAACGGGGCATCAAGATTGTCTGGACCATTCAGAAAGATAGCAATGCTCCTCACCCTAACACCACTAAAATCACTGTAAAGAATGAACACAAATCCATTAGCGTGACAGGTATTTCTATCGGTGGAGGAAATATCCAAGTTACGGAACTTAACGGCTTTGCTGTCTCTCTCAACATGAATACCCCGACCATCATCATCGTGCATCAGGATGTTCCGGGTATGATTGCCCATGTTACTGAAGCCCTCTCTCGTTTCGATATCAACATCGCCCAGATGAATGTGACTCGAGAAAAAGCTGGAGAAAAAGCCATCATGATTATCGAAGTCGATAGTCGAAATTGTGAAGAGGCGATTGAAGACATCCGAAAAATCCCTCATCTCCACAATGTCAATTTCTTTAAGTAG
- the sdaAA gene encoding L-serine ammonia-lyase, iron-sulfur-dependent, subunit alpha has translation MFYSIKELVEQADLDFQGNVAELMIATEYELTGRCRDEVLLLMERNLEVMKASVELGLSENKSRSGLTGGDAAKLDRHLKSGKALSDFTILSAARNAIAVNEHNAKMGLVCATPTAGSAGCLPAVLTAAIQKIDLSHEEQLDFLFAAGAFGLVIANNASISGAEGGCQAEVGSASAMSAAALTLAAGGSPYQASQAIAFVIKNMLGLICDPVAGLVEVPCVKRNAMGASFAFIAADMALAGIESKIPVDEVIDAMYQVGSSLPTAFRETAEGGLAATPTGRRLQKEIFGE, from the coding sequence ATGTTTTATTCTATCAAAGAATTGGTCGAGCAGGCAGACCTAGACTTCCAAGGCAATGTCGCAGAACTCATGATTGCGACAGAATATGAACTGACTGGCCGATGCCGAGACGAAGTTCTCCTCCTCATGGAACGCAATCTAGAAGTCATGAAAGCCTCTGTCGAGCTTGGCCTTAGTGAAAACAAATCCCGCAGCGGCCTAACAGGTGGAGATGCGGCCAAACTAGATCGCCATCTCAAAAGTGGCAAGGCCTTGTCAGACTTCACCATCCTATCAGCAGCCCGAAATGCCATCGCGGTTAACGAACACAACGCTAAAATGGGCTTGGTCTGTGCCACTCCAACCGCAGGAAGTGCTGGCTGTCTGCCAGCTGTTCTTACTGCAGCTATTCAAAAAATTGACCTCAGCCACGAAGAACAACTCGATTTCCTCTTTGCCGCGGGTGCCTTTGGATTGGTTATCGCAAACAACGCTTCTATCTCAGGTGCTGAAGGTGGCTGTCAGGCCGAAGTCGGCTCGGCCTCTGCCATGAGTGCCGCAGCCTTGACCTTGGCTGCAGGTGGAAGCCCCTATCAGGCTAGCCAAGCCATTGCCTTTGTCATTAAAAATATGCTAGGCCTCATCTGTGATCCTGTTGCAGGCTTAGTTGAAGTTCCTTGTGTCAAACGAAATGCCATGGGAGCCAGCTTTGCCTTTATCGCGGCTGATATGGCCTTGGCAGGTATCGAATCTAAGATCCCTGTCGATGAAGTTATCGATGCCATGTACCAAGTCGGATCCAGCCTCCCAACTGCCTTTCGTGAAACGGCTGAAGGTGGACTCGCAGCCACTCCGACTGGTCGTCGCCTACAAAAAGAAATCTTCGGAGAATAA
- a CDS encoding HAD-IA family hydrolase, translating to MPSISAIFFDLDGTLVDSSIGIHNAFTYTFEQLGVPSPDAKTIRGFMGPPLESSFATCLPKEQISEAVQIYRSYYKKKGIHEAELFPRMTELLQELSQTYPLYITTTKNTPTAQDMTKNLGIHHFFDGIYGSSPETPHKADVIRYALQTHRLPADQVLIIGDTKFDMIGAQETGIKKFAVTWGFGEEADLLGYQPDWIAQTIDDIISQL from the coding sequence ATGCCCTCTATCTCAGCTATCTTTTTCGATCTAGACGGAACCCTGGTTGACAGTTCCATCGGGATCCACAATGCCTTTACCTATACCTTTGAACAACTAGGAGTTCCAAGCCCTGATGCCAAAACTATTCGTGGTTTCATGGGCCCGCCACTTGAAAGTAGTTTTGCGACCTGCCTTCCAAAAGAACAAATCTCAGAAGCTGTTCAAATCTACCGTTCTTACTACAAGAAAAAAGGAATTCATGAAGCAGAGCTTTTCCCCCGAATGACGGAATTGCTCCAAGAACTCTCGCAAACCTACCCTCTCTATATCACTACAACAAAGAATACTCCGACTGCCCAGGATATGACTAAAAATCTGGGAATCCATCATTTCTTTGATGGCATTTATGGCTCCAGTCCTGAAACGCCTCACAAGGCGGATGTCATCCGTTACGCCTTACAGACGCATCGACTCCCTGCAGACCAAGTCCTCATCATCGGGGACACCAAGTTTGATATGATCGGAGCCCAAGAAACTGGCATTAAAAAGTTCGCTGTTACTTGGGGATTTGGAGAAGAAGCTGATTTACTCGGCTATCAACCTGACTGGATTGCCCAGACAATCGATGATATCATTAGCCAGCTATAA
- a CDS encoding nucleoside-diphosphate sugar epimerase/dehydratase codes for MNKKLTDYVIDLVEILNKQQKQVFWGVFDIVSMVVSIIVSYILFYGLINPAPVDYVIYTGLAFLFYQIMIGFWGLNASISRYSKITDFLKIFFGVTVSSIVSYGLCYAFLPLFSIRFIILFILLSTFLILLPRITWQLIYSKRKQGSGDGEHRRTFLIGAGDGGALFMNSYQHPTSDLELVGILDNDEKKKGQKLGGISVLGSYDNLPELAKRHQIERVIVAIPSLDPSEYERILQMCNKLGIKCYKMPKVETVVQGLHQPGSGFQKIDITDLLGRQEIRLDESRLGAELTGKTILVTGAGGSIGSEICRQVSRFNPERIILLGHGENSIYLVYHELIRTFQGIDYVPVIADIQDYDRLLQVFEQYKPAIVYHAAAHKHVPMMERNPKEAFKNNILGTYNVAKAVDEAKVPKMVMISTDKAVNPPNVMGATKRVAELIVTGFNQRSKSTYCAVRFGNVLGSRGSVIPVFERQIAEGGPVTVTDFRMTRYFMTIPEASRLVIHAGAYAKDGEVFILDMGKPVKIYDLAKKMVLLSGHTESEIPIVEVGIRPGEKLYEELLVSTELVDNQVMDKIFVGKVNVMPLEAINQKIEEFRSLSGDELKEAIISFANETTHAE; via the coding sequence ATGAATAAAAAACTAACAGATTACGTGATTGATCTGGTTGAAATTTTAAATAAACAGCAAAAGCAGGTGTTTTGGGGTGTATTTGACATTGTTAGTATGGTGGTTTCCATCATTGTGTCTTACATTCTCTTTTATGGTTTGATTAACCCAGCGCCTGTGGACTATGTTATCTATACTGGTTTGGCCTTCCTCTTCTATCAAATCATGATTGGATTTTGGGGGCTCAATGCGAGTATTAGTCGCTATAGTAAAATCACAGATTTCTTAAAAATCTTTTTTGGGGTAACCGTCAGCAGTATTGTCTCTTACGGACTTTGCTATGCCTTCCTTCCTCTATTTTCTATCCGATTCATCATACTCTTTATTTTATTGAGTACTTTCCTGATCTTGCTCCCTCGCATCACTTGGCAGTTGATTTATTCAAAGCGCAAGCAGGGTAGTGGGGATGGCGAGCACCGTCGTACCTTTTTGATTGGTGCTGGCGATGGTGGTGCCCTCTTTATGAACAGCTACCAACACCCAACTAGTGACCTTGAGCTAGTGGGAATTTTGGATAATGATGAGAAGAAAAAGGGACAAAAACTAGGTGGAATTTCCGTTTTGGGCTCCTATGACAATCTGCCTGAATTGGCTAAACGTCACCAAATCGAGCGTGTCATCGTAGCGATCCCTTCGCTTGACCCATCAGAGTACGAACGCATCTTGCAGATGTGTAATAAACTCGGCATCAAATGTTACAAGATGCCCAAGGTTGAGACAGTTGTTCAGGGGCTTCACCAACCAGGTAGTGGCTTCCAGAAAATTGATATCACAGACCTTTTGGGCCGTCAGGAAATCCGTCTTGACGAATCCCGTCTGGGTGCAGAGCTTACAGGCAAGACTATCTTGGTGACAGGAGCTGGTGGTTCGATTGGTTCAGAGATTTGTCGTCAGGTTAGCCGCTTCAATCCAGAACGTATCATCTTGCTTGGACATGGTGAAAACTCAATCTATCTTGTTTATCATGAATTGATCCGTACATTCCAAGGAATTGATTATGTTCCTGTTATTGCAGATATTCAGGACTATGATCGCCTCTTACAGGTGTTTGAACAGTATAAACCAGCCATTGTCTACCATGCCGCTGCCCATAAGCACGTTCCGATGATGGAGCGCAATCCAAAAGAAGCCTTCAAAAACAATATCCTCGGAACTTACAATGTTGCCAAGGCTGTGGATGAGGCTAAAGTGCCTAAGATGGTCATGATTTCGACTGACAAGGCGGTCAATCCACCGAATGTTATGGGTGCAACCAAGCGCGTGGCAGAGTTGATTGTCACTGGCTTTAACCAACGTAGCAAATCAACCTACTGTGCAGTTCGTTTTGGGAATGTCCTCGGTAGCCGTGGTAGCGTGATTCCTGTCTTTGAACGCCAGATTGCTGAAGGTGGCCCTGTAACGGTGACAGACTTCCGTATGACACGTTACTTCATGACCATTCCAGAGGCCAGTCGTCTGGTAATCCATGCTGGTGCTTATGCCAAGGACGGAGAAGTCTTTATCCTTGACATGGGCAAACCAGTCAAGATCTATGACTTGGCCAAGAAAATGGTGCTTCTAAGTGGACACACAGAAAGCGAAATTCCAATCGTTGAAGTTGGGATTCGCCCAGGTGAAAAACTCTACGAAGAACTCTTGGTTTCGACCGAATTAGTTGATAACCAAGTTATGGACAAGATTTTCGTTGGTAAGGTAAATGTCATGCCTCTAGAAGCCATCAATCAAAAAATAGAGGAGTTCCGTTCACTCAGTGGAGATGAGCTCAAAGAAGCGATCATTTCCTTTGCAAATGAGACAACCCATGCTGAGTAA
- a CDS encoding glycosyltransferase family 2 protein: protein MTQNVGKKLVSIVISAYNEEKYLPDLIEDLKNQTYDKKNIEILFINAMSTDATKEIVQQFIKENNEFKSIRLYDNPKKNQSSGFNLGIKQSIGDVILKIDAHSKVTENFVSENVALINQGEFVCGGARPTIVEEKDKWSEVLHLVEENMFGSSIADYRNSSQDKYVSSIFHGMYRREVFQQVGLVDEQLGRTEDNELHYRIRKHGYRIRYSPSVLSYQYIRPTLKKMLYQKYSNGLWIGLTTHVKPQCLSLFHYVPFVFVLSIFLSILLVPFSVTFLFSLFTIYFLFVLMLTILTYVKNKNTLLFLMPILLFAIHFSYGVGTLLGLIKGFKWKQTYRNQTIYLEN from the coding sequence GTGACTCAAAATGTTGGAAAAAAACTGGTCTCAATTGTAATCAGCGCCTACAATGAAGAGAAATATTTGCCAGATCTTATTGAAGATTTGAAAAATCAAACATATGATAAAAAAAATATTGAGATTCTGTTTATTAATGCTATGTCAACTGATGCTACAAAAGAGATTGTACAACAATTTATAAAGGAAAATAATGAATTTAAATCCATTAGACTTTACGATAATCCCAAGAAAAATCAATCTAGTGGATTTAATTTGGGCATCAAGCAATCGATAGGTGACGTTATTCTGAAGATTGATGCTCACTCGAAAGTTACAGAAAATTTTGTGAGTGAGAATGTTGCTCTGATTAACCAAGGTGAGTTTGTTTGTGGAGGAGCAAGACCGACAATTGTGGAAGAAAAAGATAAGTGGTCAGAAGTCTTGCATCTTGTTGAAGAAAATATGTTCGGAAGTAGTATTGCTGATTATCGTAATAGTTCTCAAGATAAATATGTATCTTCTATTTTTCATGGGATGTACAGACGAGAAGTTTTTCAGCAAGTTGGCTTAGTAGATGAGCAACTTGGCCGGACAGAAGACAATGAACTTCACTATAGAATCAGAAAACATGGATATCGTATTCGGTATAGCCCTAGTGTTTTATCTTATCAGTATATTCGACCAACTCTTAAAAAGATGCTTTATCAAAAATATTCGAATGGATTGTGGATTGGTCTAACAACACATGTTAAGCCACAGTGTCTATCACTTTTTCATTATGTTCCTTTTGTCTTTGTTCTAAGTATCTTTCTAAGTATTTTGTTAGTGCCATTCTCAGTGACATTTCTTTTTTCTCTATTTACAATTTACTTTCTGTTTGTTCTTATGTTGACAATATTAACTTATGTGAAAAATAAAAACACGTTATTATTTCTAATGCCTATTCTTTTGTTTGCCATTCATTTTTCTTATGGGGTTGGAACCTTACTTGGTCTTATTAAGGGATTCAAATGGAAACAAACATACAGAAATCAGACTATTTATTTGGAGAATTAG
- a CDS encoding CynX/NimT family MFS transporter encodes MKKQSLFFVLGIVLIGTVLRSPFTALPIILGDISQGLGVEVSSLGILTSLPLLMFALFSAFASRLAQKIGLEHLFTYCLLLLTIGSVIRIFNLPLLYLGTLIVGASIAIFNVLLPSMIQANQPQKISFLTTLYVTAMGISTAIASYLSVPITQASSWKGLILVLSLICLLTLLVWLPNHRHNHYLEGQQEKKSKENILKNKHVWAIIVFGGLQSLLFYTSMTWLPTMAISAGLSNSDAALLASIFSLISIPFSMTVPSLTTRLSDGHRRIMLAIISIAGMIGIAMLLYPSNNFLYWLVVHLLIGTACSALFPYLMVCFSLKTSSPEKTAQLSGLSQTGGYILAAFGPTLFGYSFDLFQSWIPAVLALLAIDIIMTISLFMVNRTDKIL; translated from the coding sequence ATGAAAAAGCAATCACTCTTTTTTGTTCTTGGAATTGTCTTAATCGGGACTGTTTTGCGCTCTCCTTTTACTGCTTTACCCATTATTTTGGGAGATATTTCGCAAGGGCTGGGAGTAGAGGTCAGCTCTCTTGGGATTTTAACCAGTCTCCCTCTCTTGATGTTTGCTCTTTTCTCTGCTTTTGCAAGCCGCTTGGCGCAAAAGATTGGACTAGAGCATCTCTTTACTTACTGTCTCCTTCTCTTAACTATTGGCTCTGTCATTCGTATCTTCAATCTTCCCCTTCTCTATCTAGGAACCTTGATTGTCGGAGCGAGCATTGCTATTTTCAATGTTCTTCTCCCAAGTATGATTCAGGCCAACCAACCTCAAAAGATTAGTTTTCTAACAACTCTTTATGTCACTGCTATGGGAATATCCACAGCTATTGCCTCCTATCTATCTGTTCCTATCACCCAAGCTAGTTCTTGGAAGGGCTTGATCCTCGTTCTCAGCCTCATCTGCTTGCTCACTCTGCTAGTCTGGTTGCCAAATCATCGCCACAACCACTATCTAGAAGGACAGCAAGAAAAGAAATCAAAAGAAAATATTCTAAAAAACAAACATGTCTGGGCCATCATTGTCTTTGGCGGTCTTCAGTCCTTGCTCTTTTATACAAGTATGACCTGGTTGCCAACTATGGCTATTAGTGCTGGTCTTTCTAATAGCGATGCGGCTCTCCTGGCTTCTATCTTCTCACTGATCAGCATTCCTTTTTCCATGACTGTTCCAAGTCTGACGACTCGTCTGTCAGATGGTCACCGTCGAATCATGCTGGCAATAATCTCTATCGCTGGCATGATAGGAATTGCCATGCTCTTATATCCAAGCAATAACTTCCTCTACTGGCTAGTAGTTCACCTCTTGATTGGGACAGCCTGCAGTGCTCTCTTTCCTTATCTCATGGTTTGCTTCTCACTTAAGACAAGTTCGCCTGAAAAGACTGCGCAACTCTCAGGTCTGTCGCAAACAGGGGGCTACATCTTGGCAGCCTTTGGTCCTACCTTGTTTGGTTATAGCTTTGACCTTTTCCAATCTTGGATTCCAGCTGTCCTTGCCCTTCTAGCCATTGATATCATCATGACTATCTCACTCTTTATGGTGAATCGCACGGATAAGATACTCTAA